In Bacteroidota bacterium, a single window of DNA contains:
- a CDS encoding rubrerythrin family protein: MKSIKGTKTEQNLLKAFAGESQARMRYDYFAKQARKEGLEQIASLFEETSFNEKAHAKRFFRFLEGGMVEITASYPAGIIGSTLENLKASADGENEEWTELYPEFAKIAEEEGFKEVATAFKMIAKVEKAHEERYRKLYKNLEEGRVFEREDVYVWKCRVCGYLHEGKKALKNCPACLHPQSYFELQETNY, from the coding sequence ATGAAAAGCATTAAAGGAACTAAAACCGAACAAAACCTGTTGAAAGCATTTGCAGGCGAATCACAAGCACGGATGAGGTATGATTATTTTGCTAAACAAGCCAGAAAAGAAGGACTGGAGCAAATTGCCTCTTTATTTGAGGAAACCTCATTCAATGAAAAAGCCCATGCCAAGAGATTTTTCAGATTTTTAGAAGGTGGTATGGTGGAAATTACCGCTTCTTATCCGGCCGGAATTATCGGTAGCACTTTGGAAAATTTAAAGGCATCCGCTGATGGCGAAAATGAAGAATGGACCGAACTTTATCCCGAATTTGCAAAAATTGCAGAAGAAGAAGGATTTAAAGAAGTTGCAACCGCTTTTAAAATGATTGCCAAGGTTGAGAAAGCACATGAAGAAAGATACCGAAAACTATATAAAAATCTGGAAGAAGGCCGTGTTTTTGAACGGGAAGATGTTTATGTATGGAAATGCAGGGTTTGCGGTTATTTGCATGAAGGTAAAAAAGCATTGAAAAATTGTCCGGCATGCTTGCACCCGCAATCGTATTTTGAATTACAGGAAACAAATTATTAG
- a CDS encoding peptidase S41, translated as MRKILFLLSLFIMICGSSLAENEGPFFISEPTLSPDASTIIFVYENDLWKVNVSGGSASRLTALEGIESNPRFSPDGKWLAFSSTQNGNADVYLMPLEGGAIKQLTVHDGNDFIESWAWDSKSVYFTSTRYNTFTSFQVNIDGGTPQRLFGDHYFNMPHHLVKDPVSDGYYFTESWESFMFPQRKRYVGDHNPDIKYYDPKKDEFKMLTNYEGKDLWPTVDRFGKVYFVSDEFNKEYNLYTFADGVKKPLTGFKSAIDRPQVSANGEKVVFCKDYQLFVYDVKNNKTTKPEIQLFEADILNTVKNYEVKDKIDFFDISSDNKKIAFISRGRLFVSDIKGKFVKEMKTNATERVREVKWMKDNKSLIYTRTSKGWANLFTINAAIEGEEKMLSNEEATCREIELNHDKTQAVYISGSKQIKMIDLTTLKISNLIDDEFWFRGEGPKFSPNDEYLSYTAYRNFERDIFVYNLKTKKSINLTNNGVAEDDPSWSPDGKYLYFSADRFKASFPRGTENNSLFRLPLYRFEKEFKLDEYDALFAKEQKKDSSKPEIIIDLKNLEKRWEPLTVRGGQQYAPYVIDVKGQTIVLFQSNHDKGVSGLWKMELDPFDRPKTEKIVDGRIGDIVESKDKIYALISGTIHELNLSQNKTAKIDVSYQFSKMLNEEFVQMYYENWAALDENYYDGNFHGADWKEVLKKNEKFFPYIKNRDNLRTLLNDMLGELNGSHLGFNSRGDEETTFYKVATAETGIVFDANNPYTVSRIVDNSPLDLFEAKVMAGDKLVKVNGQVVDATKNRQTYFSFANLPDELTLTFIRASKQFNVNVHPVSSRQMNTLLYDEWIANNQKRVDDKTNSKVAYAFMKDMGDGSLADFMIDMTTEAIHRDALILDLRYNRGGNIHDDVLQFLSQKPYLLWKQRSGKISTQPNFAPSGKPIVLLINEHSLSDAEMTAAGFRNLKLGTIIGTETYRWIVFTSSWGMVDGSSTRMPTWGCFDLNGDDLEMTGVKPDIYIKNTFKDRINGQDPQLDKAIEFILEKLK; from the coding sequence ATGAGAAAGATATTGTTTTTACTGAGTTTATTTATAATGATCTGCGGAAGCTCATTAGCAGAGAATGAAGGACCATTTTTTATTTCCGAGCCGACTTTGTCGCCGGATGCCAGCACGATCATTTTTGTTTATGAAAATGATTTATGGAAAGTAAATGTATCGGGTGGATCAGCTTCTCGCTTAACCGCATTGGAAGGTATTGAGTCAAATCCTCGATTTTCACCTGATGGAAAATGGCTTGCTTTTTCCTCAACGCAAAATGGAAATGCAGATGTTTATTTAATGCCTTTGGAAGGTGGTGCCATCAAACAACTCACAGTTCATGATGGAAATGATTTTATTGAGAGTTGGGCGTGGGATTCTAAATCAGTTTATTTTACTTCAACCCGTTACAATACTTTTACTTCATTTCAGGTAAATATTGATGGAGGAACCCCACAACGATTATTTGGTGATCATTATTTTAATATGCCGCATCATTTGGTGAAAGATCCGGTATCGGATGGATATTATTTTACCGAATCGTGGGAGAGTTTCATGTTTCCTCAACGAAAAAGATATGTTGGCGATCATAATCCTGATATCAAATATTATGATCCTAAAAAGGATGAGTTCAAAATGCTGACAAATTATGAAGGAAAAGATCTTTGGCCTACCGTTGATCGATTTGGAAAAGTCTATTTTGTTTCGGATGAATTCAATAAAGAATACAACCTGTATACCTTTGCCGATGGGGTTAAAAAACCATTGACCGGTTTTAAATCTGCAATCGATCGACCACAGGTAAGTGCCAACGGCGAAAAGGTGGTGTTCTGTAAAGACTATCAACTTTTCGTTTATGATGTTAAAAACAATAAGACCACAAAACCCGAAATTCAGTTATTTGAAGCCGATATTTTAAACACGGTTAAAAATTATGAGGTCAAAGACAAAATTGATTTTTTTGATATTTCTTCCGACAATAAAAAAATTGCTTTTATCTCTCGTGGTCGATTATTTGTTTCTGACATTAAAGGGAAATTTGTGAAAGAAATGAAAACCAATGCAACCGAGCGGGTTCGTGAAGTAAAATGGATGAAAGATAATAAATCATTGATCTATACCCGGACCAGTAAAGGCTGGGCAAATTTATTCACCATTAATGCCGCCATTGAGGGTGAAGAGAAAATGCTGAGCAATGAGGAGGCAACTTGCAGGGAAATTGAATTAAATCATGATAAAACGCAAGCTGTTTATATCAGTGGTTCGAAACAGATCAAAATGATTGATTTGACTACCCTAAAAATCAGCAATTTAATCGATGATGAATTCTGGTTCAGAGGTGAAGGCCCAAAATTTTCGCCTAATGATGAATATTTGAGCTATACGGCATATCGTAATTTTGAACGCGATATTTTTGTTTACAACCTGAAAACAAAAAAGAGTATAAACCTCACCAATAATGGGGTTGCCGAAGATGACCCTTCTTGGTCGCCCGACGGGAAATACCTCTATTTTTCGGCCGATAGATTTAAAGCAAGTTTTCCCAGAGGAACCGAAAATAATTCGCTTTTCCGCCTTCCGCTATACCGATTTGAAAAAGAATTCAAACTGGATGAGTACGATGCCCTGTTTGCAAAAGAGCAAAAGAAAGATTCTTCAAAACCTGAAATTATCATTGATTTGAAGAACCTCGAAAAACGATGGGAGCCTTTAACAGTAAGGGGCGGACAACAGTATGCACCCTATGTGATTGATGTAAAAGGACAAACCATCGTATTATTCCAATCCAATCATGATAAAGGTGTAAGTGGTCTTTGGAAAATGGAACTGGATCCGTTTGACCGACCAAAGACAGAAAAAATTGTGGATGGAAGAATTGGTGATATTGTTGAATCAAAGGATAAGATTTATGCACTGATTTCCGGGACCATTCATGAATTAAATTTATCACAGAATAAAACAGCAAAAATTGACGTGAGTTATCAGTTTAGCAAAATGCTGAACGAAGAATTTGTTCAAATGTATTATGAAAACTGGGCTGCACTCGACGAAAATTACTATGATGGAAACTTTCATGGTGCTGATTGGAAAGAAGTACTTAAAAAGAATGAAAAATTCTTTCCATATATCAAAAACCGGGATAATTTAAGAACCTTGTTGAACGATATGCTGGGCGAATTAAACGGCTCACATCTTGGTTTTAATTCGAGAGGAGACGAAGAAACTACCTTCTATAAAGTAGCAACAGCTGAAACCGGAATTGTTTTCGATGCCAATAATCCTTATACCGTATCAAGAATCGTTGATAATTCGCCGCTTGACTTATTTGAGGCAAAGGTAATGGCCGGCGACAAGCTCGTTAAAGTAAATGGTCAAGTAGTTGATGCCACTAAAAACAGGCAAACTTATTTTTCATTTGCAAATTTACCCGATGAATTGACCCTTACATTTATAAGAGCTAGTAAACAGTTTAATGTAAACGTGCATCCGGTCAGTTCGCGCCAAATGAATACATTATTATATGATGAATGGATCGCCAACAATCAAAAACGGGTAGATGATAAAACAAATAGTAAAGTGGCTTATGCCTTTATGAAAGATATGGGTGATGGAAGCCTGGCTGATTTTATGATTGATATGACAACTGAAGCGATACATCGCGATGCGCTTATTTTGGACCTTCGTTATAATCGTGGAGGGAATATACACGACGACGTATTGCAGTTTTTATCTCAAAAACCCTATTTGCTATGGAAACAAAGGAGTGGGAAAATATCAACGCAACCAAATTTTGCGCCTTCAGGCAAACCAATTGTACTGCTGATCAACGAGCATAGTTTAAGCGACGCCGAGATGACAGCAGCAGGTTTCAGGAATTTGAAACTTGGAACCATTATCGGAACCGAAACCTATCGCTGGATAGTTTTTACTTCTTCATGGGGAATGGTAGATGGATCATCAACCCGGATGCCTACCTGGGGTTGTTTCGACCTGAACGGAGATGATCTGGAAATGACGGGTGTTAAACCTGATATTTATATTAAAAATACGTTTAAGGACCGCATCAACGGACAGGATCCTCAATTGGATAAAGCTATTGAATTTATACTGGAAAAGCTTAAGTAG